A single region of the Sorex araneus isolate mSorAra2 chromosome 7, mSorAra2.pri, whole genome shotgun sequence genome encodes:
- the REEP4 gene encoding receptor expression-enhancing protein 4 yields the protein MVSWMICRLVVLVFGMLYPAYASYKAVKTKNIREYVRWMMYWIVFALFMAVETFTDVFISWFPFYYEVKMAFVLWLLSPYTKGASLLYRKFVHPSLSRHEKEIDTYIVQAKERSYETVLTFGKRGLNIAASAAVQAATKSQGALAGRLRSFSMQDLRSIPDDGPAPTYHDPLYLEDQVPRRRPPIGYRAGGLHDSDTEEDCWSDTESVPPQAARPREKPLGRSQSLRLIKRKPLTREGTSRSLKVRTRKKLVPSDMDS from the exons ATGGTGTCCTGGATGATCTGCCGCCTGGTGGT GCTGGTGTTTGGGATGCTCTACCCAGCGTATGCTTCCTACAAGGCGGTGAAGACCAAGAACATCCGGGAGTAT gtccgCTGGATGATGTACTGGATTGTCTTTGCGCTCTTCATGGCAGTGGAGACCTTCACCGACGTCTTCATTTCCTG GTTCCCCTTCTACTATGAGGTCAAGATGGCCTTCGTGCTCTGGCTGCTCTCGCCCTACACCAAGGGGGCTAGCCTGCTGTACCGCAAGTTTGTCCACCCATCCTTGTCCCGCCACGAGAAG GAGATCGACACCTACATCGTGCAGGCCAAGGAGCGCAGCTACGAGACAGTGCTCACCTTCGGGAAGCGGGGCCTCAACATCGCCGCTTCCGCCGCCGTGCAGGCCGCCACCAAG AGTCAGGGCGCGCTGGCCGGAAGGCTGCGGAGCTTCTCCATGCAGGACCTGCGCTCCATCCCCGACGACGGCCCTGCCCCCACCTACCACGACCCCCTCTACCTGGAGGACCAGGTGCCCCGCCGCCGGCCTCCCATCG GGTACCGGGCCGGGGGCTTGCACGACAGTGACACCGAGGAGGACTGCTGGTCGGACACCGAGTCAGTGCCCCCGCAGGCCGCCCGGCCCCGGGAAAAGCCTCTGGGCCGCAGCCAGAGCCTGCGGCTGATCAAGAGGAAGCCGCTGACAAGGGAG GGCACCTCGCGATCCCTCAAGGTCCGGACACGGAAAAAGCTAGTACCCTCAGACATGGACAGCTAG
- the HRURF gene encoding protein HRURF: MAQPTASAQKLVRPIRAVCRILQIPESDPSNLRP; this comes from the coding sequence ATGGCGCAACCCACGGCCTCGGCCCAGAAGCTGGTGCGGCCGATCCGCGCCGTGTGCCGCATCCTGCAGATCCCGGAGTCCGACCCCTCCAACCTGCGGCCCTAg
- the HR gene encoding lysine-specific demethylase hairless isoform X2 has product MESTPSFLKDSGAWEKTGPENGLGGQELESPLRDGPRRGALCLGEPASFWRGVLSTPESWLPPGFPQSTKDMLPPVEGDGERKAGWLGSKEGLRWKEAVLTHPLAFCGAACPPRYGPLIPEQSGGQPKSDPVAFRPLHCPFLLETKILERAPFWVPTCLPPYLVSGLPPERPCDWPLAPHPWLPSSGQPRVPPAFSLGSKGFYHKDPSILRLAKEPLAAVEPGLLGFTPGGALPRTGPLERPSLPQRDGEPGVGRHPNLCPLLLGHPDTVPRGPWPVCPPGLVHTFGNMWAMPGSGSLGYHQLGTSATSRCPSPGPPVPPVGCCSSHPPLDGGLGPCGKCQEGLDMGTSEPGESSEEASKAPTPRACPPSHHTKLKKTWLTRHSEQFGCPAGCGGDEESPVAPLRALKRASSPELQAAVGSPAPKRPPAPFPGSAGPGPRGWPKARDSSPGNKAAEAEQQAGHRGPRDGRPSCQDAGPQDTACLAPPAATVQCQSCAQAAGEAGGQARHAQQAPRSPEGGERQQEDALAAGPEEGGGPGAEAQLSLGIAKHLLSALGDRLCRLLRREREALARAQREGQGPAGTEDSPDIARCCSRCRHGLFNTHWRCPRCSHRLCVACGRMLGAGRAKGRAGAQQPVEECPPETGHSACSLMLTQFVSSQALAELSTAMHQVWVKFDIRGHCACQADARVWAPGDGGQQKEPTEKTPPTPQPSCNGDTNRTKDTKEETPGEDRAGRGPLPCPSLCELLASTAVKLCLGHERVHMAFAPVTPALPSDDRITNILDSIIAQVVERKIQEKALGPGLRAGPGLRKGLGLPLSPVRPRLPPTGALLWLQEPRPPCGFHLFQEHWRQGQPVLVSGIQKMLQGSLWETDALGFLGGQVQALSPLGPPQPTNLSSATFWEGFSRPEIRPKSEEGSVLLLHRALGAEDASRVENLASSLPLPEYCGRQGKLNLASYLPPGPALRPLEPQLCAAYGVSPHRGHLGIKNLSVEVTDLVSVLVRAEAPLPAWHRPQKDFLSGLDGEGLWSPGSQVSAVWHVFRAQDAQRIRRFLQMVCPAGAGNLEPGTPGSCYLDAGLRRRLREEWGVSCWTLLQAPGEAVLVPAGAPHQIQGLVSTVSVTQHFLSPETAGLSAQLCHRGHSLPADSHLLCAQMDWAVFQAVKVAVGTLQEAK; this is encoded by the exons ATGGAGAGCACGCCCAGCTTCCTGAAGGACAGTGGCGCCTGGGAGAAGACTGGCCCCGAGAACGGCCTCGGGGGACAGGAGCTGGAGAGTCCACTGCGAGATGGCCCGCGCCGCGGGGCCCTGTGCCTGGGGGAGCCGGCGTCCTTCTGGAGgggtgtcctgagcacccctgagtccTGGCTGCCTCCCGGCTTCCCCCAGAGTACGAAGGACATGCTCCCACCGGTGGAGGGGGACGGGGAGCGGAAGGCCGGCTGGCTGGGCAGCAAGGAGGGGCTGCGCTGGAAGGAGGCCGTGCTAACCCACCCGCTGGCCTTCTGCGGGGCAGCTTGCCCACCCCGCTACGGGCctctgattcctgagcagagcggCGGCCAGCCCAAGAGTGACCCTGTGGCCTTCCGGCCCTTGCACTGCCCCTTCCTTCTGGAGACCAAGATCTTGGAGCGAGCTCCCTTCTGGGTGCCCACCTGCTTGCCACCCTACCTGGTGTCTGGGCTGCCCCCAGAGCGCCCGTGTGACTGGCCGCTGGCCCCGCACCCCTGGCTACCCTCAAGCGGCCAGCCCAGAGTGCCCCCCGCCTTCAGCCTAGGCAGCAAG GGCTTTTACCACAAGGATCCGAGCATTCTCAGGCTGGCAAAGGAGCCGCTGGCAGCTGTGGAACCCGGGTTGTTGGGcttcacccctggtggggctctcCCAAGAACGGGGCCTCTGGAACGCCCCTCGCTCCCCCAGCGggatggagagccaggagttggccgGCATCCGAATCTTTGCCCGCTTCTCCTGGGGCATCCAGACACTGTTCCCCGGGGGCCCTGGCCCGTGTGCCCTCCAGGCCTGGTTCATACTTTCGGCAACATGTGGGCCATGCCAGGCAGCGGGAGCCTCGGGTACCATCAGCTGGGAACATCAGCCACATCACGATGTCCCTCTCCTGGGCCTCCTGTCCCTCCGGTGGGTTGTTGCTCATCTCACCCACCTCTCGATGGAGGTCTTGGCCCTTGTGGCAAGTGCCAAGAGGGCCTGGACATGGGCACCAGTGAACCGGGTGAGTCCAGCGAGGAAGCGAGCAAGGCCCCGACACCCAGGGCCTGCCCGCCCAGCCACCACACCAAGCTGAAGAAGACCTGGCTCACGCGGCACTCGGAGCAGTTTGGGTGCCCCGCTGGCTGCGGAGGGGACGAGGAGAGCCCAGTGGCCCCCCTGAGGGCCCTCAAGAGGGCAAGCAGCCCTGAGCTCCAGGCAGCAGTGGGCAGCCCGGCCCCGAAGCGCCCACCTGCCCCTTTCCCGGGCAGTGCAGGGCCGGGCCCCAGAGGCTGGCCGAAGGCGCGGGACTCATCACCTGGGAACAAGGCGGCGGAGGCAGAACAACAGGCTGGCCACAGAG GACCCCGAGATGGCAGGCCCAGCTGCCAGGACGCAGGGCCACAGGACACGGCTTGCCTGGCTCCCCCAGCAGCCACTGTCCAGTGCCAGAGCTGTGCCCAGGCGGCGGGAGAGGCGGGAGGGCAGGCCCGCCACGCCCAGCAAGCACCCAG GTCACCGGAGGGAGGGGAGCGGCAGCAGGAGGACGCCTTGGCCGCCGGCCctgaggagggaggagggccCGGCGCAGAGGCCCAGCTCAGCCTGGGCATCGCCAAGCACCTGCTGAGTGCTCTGGGGGACCGGCTGTGCCGCCTGCTGCGGAGGGAGCGCGAGGCCCTGGCCCGGGCCCAGCGGGAAG GCCAGGGGCCAGCCGGGACAGAGGACAGCCCAGACATCGCACGCTGCTGTAGCCGCTGCCGCCATGGACTCTTCAACACCCACTGGAGGTGCCCCCGCTGCAGCCACCGGCTGTGTGTGGCCTGCGGCCGCATGCTGGGTGCCGGGCGGGCCAAgggcagagcag GCGCCCAGCAGCCCGTGGAGGAGTGTCCCCCTGAGACCGGCCACAGTGCCTGCTCCCTGATGCTCACCCAGTTCGTCTCCAGCCAGG CTTTGGCAGAGCTGAGCACCGCAATGCACCAGGTCTGGGTCAAGTTTGACATCCGGGGACACTGTGCCTGCCAAGCTGATGCCCGGGTGTGGGCTCCCGGGGATGGGGGCCAGCAG AAGGAGCCGACAGAGAAAacacccccaacaccccagcctTCCTGCAATGGGGACACCAACAGGACCAAGGACACCAAAGAGG AGACCCCTGGGGAGGACCGCGCTGGCCGAGGGCCCCTGCCTTGCCCCTCTCTCTGTGAGCTGCTGGCCTCCACTGCCGTCAAACTCTGCCTGGGGCATGAGCGGGTCCACATGGCCTTTGCCCCCGTCACTCCAGCTCTGCCCAGC GACGACCGCATCACCAACATCCTGGACAGCATCATCGCGCAGGTGGTGGAGCGCaagatccaggagaaagccctggggccgggcctgcgggccgggccgggcctgcgcAAGGGCCTGGGCCTGCCCCTCTCGCCCGTGCGGCCCCGGCTGCCTCCCACGGGGGCTTTGCTGTGGCTGCAGGAGCCCCGGCCGCCCTGTGGCTTCCACCTCTTTCAGGAGCACTGGAGGCAGGGCCAG CCCGTGCTGGTGTCGGGGATTCAGAAGATGCTGCAGGGCAGCCTGTGGGAGACAGACGCCCTGGGCTTCCTCGGGGGCCAGGTGCAGGCCCTGAGCCCTCTGGGGCCGCCCCAGCCCACCAACCTGAGCAGTGCCACGTTCTGGGAGGGATTCTCCCGGCCTGAGA TTCGCCCGAAGTCGGAGGAAGGGTCCGTGCTCCTGCTCCACCGCGCGCTGGGGGCCGAGGACGCCAGCAG AGTGGAGAACCTGGCCTCCAGCCTGCCGCTCCCGGAGTACTGCGGGCGCCAAGGGAAGCTCAACCTGGCCTCCTACctccccccgggccccgccctgcGGCCCCTGGAGCCCCAGCTGTGCGCCGCCTACG GGGTGAGTCCACATCGGGGGCACCTGGGCATCAAGAACCTCAGCGTGGAGGTGACCGATCTGGTCAGCGTCCTGGTCCGCGCTGAGGCGCCGCTGCCCGCCTGGCACCGGCCCCAGAAAG ACTTCCTCTCGGGCCTGGACGGGGAGGGCCTCTGGTCACCGGGCAGCCAGGTCAGCGCCGTGTGGCACGTGTTCCGGGCACAGGATGCCCAGCGTATCCGCCGCTTCCTCCAAATG GTGTGCCCGGCCGGGGCAGGCAACCTGGAGCCTGGCACCCCTGGCAGCTGCTACCTGGACGCAGGGCTGCGGCGGCGCCTGCGGGAGGAGTGGGGCGTGAGCTGCTGGACCCTGCTGCAGGCCCCCGGAGAGGCTGTGCTGGTGCCCGCAGGGGCCCCCCACCAG ATTCAGGGCCTGGTGAGCACAGTGAGTGTCACCCAGCACTTCCTGTCCCCGGAGACCGCGGGCCTCTCTGCTCAGCTCTGCCATCGCGGACACAGCCTGCCCGCTGACAGTcacctgctctgtgcccag aTGGACTGGGCTGTGTTCCAAGCAGTGAAGGTGGCCGTGGGGACATTACAGGAGGCCAAATAG
- the HR gene encoding lysine-specific demethylase hairless isoform X1: protein MESTPSFLKDSGAWEKTGPENGLGGQELESPLRDGPRRGALCLGEPASFWRGVLSTPESWLPPGFPQSTKDMLPPVEGDGERKAGWLGSKEGLRWKEAVLTHPLAFCGAACPPRYGPLIPEQSGGQPKSDPVAFRPLHCPFLLETKILERAPFWVPTCLPPYLVSGLPPERPCDWPLAPHPWLPSSGQPRVPPAFSLGSKGFYHKDPSILRLAKEPLAAVEPGLLGFTPGGALPRTGPLERPSLPQRDGEPGVGRHPNLCPLLLGHPDTVPRGPWPVCPPGLVHTFGNMWAMPGSGSLGYHQLGTSATSRCPSPGPPVPPVGCCSSHPPLDGGLGPCGKCQEGLDMGTSEPGESSEEASKAPTPRACPPSHHTKLKKTWLTRHSEQFGCPAGCGGDEESPVAPLRALKRASSPELQAAVGSPAPKRPPAPFPGSAGPGPRGWPKARDSSPGNKAAEAEQQAGHRGPRDGRPSCQDAGPQDTACLAPPAATVQCQSCAQAAGEAGGQARHAQQAPRSPEGGERQQEDALAAGPEEGGGPGAEAQLSLGIAKHLLSALGDRLCRLLRREREALARAQREVGQGPAGTEDSPDIARCCSRCRHGLFNTHWRCPRCSHRLCVACGRMLGAGRAKGRAGAQQPVEECPPETGHSACSLMLTQFVSSQALAELSTAMHQVWVKFDIRGHCACQADARVWAPGDGGQQKEPTEKTPPTPQPSCNGDTNRTKDTKEETPGEDRAGRGPLPCPSLCELLASTAVKLCLGHERVHMAFAPVTPALPSDDRITNILDSIIAQVVERKIQEKALGPGLRAGPGLRKGLGLPLSPVRPRLPPTGALLWLQEPRPPCGFHLFQEHWRQGQPVLVSGIQKMLQGSLWETDALGFLGGQVQALSPLGPPQPTNLSSATFWEGFSRPEIRPKSEEGSVLLLHRALGAEDASRVENLASSLPLPEYCGRQGKLNLASYLPPGPALRPLEPQLCAAYGVSPHRGHLGIKNLSVEVTDLVSVLVRAEAPLPAWHRPQKDFLSGLDGEGLWSPGSQVSAVWHVFRAQDAQRIRRFLQMVCPAGAGNLEPGTPGSCYLDAGLRRRLREEWGVSCWTLLQAPGEAVLVPAGAPHQIQGLVSTVSVTQHFLSPETAGLSAQLCHRGHSLPADSHLLCAQMDWAVFQAVKVAVGTLQEAK, encoded by the exons ATGGAGAGCACGCCCAGCTTCCTGAAGGACAGTGGCGCCTGGGAGAAGACTGGCCCCGAGAACGGCCTCGGGGGACAGGAGCTGGAGAGTCCACTGCGAGATGGCCCGCGCCGCGGGGCCCTGTGCCTGGGGGAGCCGGCGTCCTTCTGGAGgggtgtcctgagcacccctgagtccTGGCTGCCTCCCGGCTTCCCCCAGAGTACGAAGGACATGCTCCCACCGGTGGAGGGGGACGGGGAGCGGAAGGCCGGCTGGCTGGGCAGCAAGGAGGGGCTGCGCTGGAAGGAGGCCGTGCTAACCCACCCGCTGGCCTTCTGCGGGGCAGCTTGCCCACCCCGCTACGGGCctctgattcctgagcagagcggCGGCCAGCCCAAGAGTGACCCTGTGGCCTTCCGGCCCTTGCACTGCCCCTTCCTTCTGGAGACCAAGATCTTGGAGCGAGCTCCCTTCTGGGTGCCCACCTGCTTGCCACCCTACCTGGTGTCTGGGCTGCCCCCAGAGCGCCCGTGTGACTGGCCGCTGGCCCCGCACCCCTGGCTACCCTCAAGCGGCCAGCCCAGAGTGCCCCCCGCCTTCAGCCTAGGCAGCAAG GGCTTTTACCACAAGGATCCGAGCATTCTCAGGCTGGCAAAGGAGCCGCTGGCAGCTGTGGAACCCGGGTTGTTGGGcttcacccctggtggggctctcCCAAGAACGGGGCCTCTGGAACGCCCCTCGCTCCCCCAGCGggatggagagccaggagttggccgGCATCCGAATCTTTGCCCGCTTCTCCTGGGGCATCCAGACACTGTTCCCCGGGGGCCCTGGCCCGTGTGCCCTCCAGGCCTGGTTCATACTTTCGGCAACATGTGGGCCATGCCAGGCAGCGGGAGCCTCGGGTACCATCAGCTGGGAACATCAGCCACATCACGATGTCCCTCTCCTGGGCCTCCTGTCCCTCCGGTGGGTTGTTGCTCATCTCACCCACCTCTCGATGGAGGTCTTGGCCCTTGTGGCAAGTGCCAAGAGGGCCTGGACATGGGCACCAGTGAACCGGGTGAGTCCAGCGAGGAAGCGAGCAAGGCCCCGACACCCAGGGCCTGCCCGCCCAGCCACCACACCAAGCTGAAGAAGACCTGGCTCACGCGGCACTCGGAGCAGTTTGGGTGCCCCGCTGGCTGCGGAGGGGACGAGGAGAGCCCAGTGGCCCCCCTGAGGGCCCTCAAGAGGGCAAGCAGCCCTGAGCTCCAGGCAGCAGTGGGCAGCCCGGCCCCGAAGCGCCCACCTGCCCCTTTCCCGGGCAGTGCAGGGCCGGGCCCCAGAGGCTGGCCGAAGGCGCGGGACTCATCACCTGGGAACAAGGCGGCGGAGGCAGAACAACAGGCTGGCCACAGAG GACCCCGAGATGGCAGGCCCAGCTGCCAGGACGCAGGGCCACAGGACACGGCTTGCCTGGCTCCCCCAGCAGCCACTGTCCAGTGCCAGAGCTGTGCCCAGGCGGCGGGAGAGGCGGGAGGGCAGGCCCGCCACGCCCAGCAAGCACCCAG GTCACCGGAGGGAGGGGAGCGGCAGCAGGAGGACGCCTTGGCCGCCGGCCctgaggagggaggagggccCGGCGCAGAGGCCCAGCTCAGCCTGGGCATCGCCAAGCACCTGCTGAGTGCTCTGGGGGACCGGCTGTGCCGCCTGCTGCGGAGGGAGCGCGAGGCCCTGGCCCGGGCCCAGCGGGAAG TAGGCCAGGGGCCAGCCGGGACAGAGGACAGCCCAGACATCGCACGCTGCTGTAGCCGCTGCCGCCATGGACTCTTCAACACCCACTGGAGGTGCCCCCGCTGCAGCCACCGGCTGTGTGTGGCCTGCGGCCGCATGCTGGGTGCCGGGCGGGCCAAgggcagagcag GCGCCCAGCAGCCCGTGGAGGAGTGTCCCCCTGAGACCGGCCACAGTGCCTGCTCCCTGATGCTCACCCAGTTCGTCTCCAGCCAGG CTTTGGCAGAGCTGAGCACCGCAATGCACCAGGTCTGGGTCAAGTTTGACATCCGGGGACACTGTGCCTGCCAAGCTGATGCCCGGGTGTGGGCTCCCGGGGATGGGGGCCAGCAG AAGGAGCCGACAGAGAAAacacccccaacaccccagcctTCCTGCAATGGGGACACCAACAGGACCAAGGACACCAAAGAGG AGACCCCTGGGGAGGACCGCGCTGGCCGAGGGCCCCTGCCTTGCCCCTCTCTCTGTGAGCTGCTGGCCTCCACTGCCGTCAAACTCTGCCTGGGGCATGAGCGGGTCCACATGGCCTTTGCCCCCGTCACTCCAGCTCTGCCCAGC GACGACCGCATCACCAACATCCTGGACAGCATCATCGCGCAGGTGGTGGAGCGCaagatccaggagaaagccctggggccgggcctgcgggccgggccgggcctgcgcAAGGGCCTGGGCCTGCCCCTCTCGCCCGTGCGGCCCCGGCTGCCTCCCACGGGGGCTTTGCTGTGGCTGCAGGAGCCCCGGCCGCCCTGTGGCTTCCACCTCTTTCAGGAGCACTGGAGGCAGGGCCAG CCCGTGCTGGTGTCGGGGATTCAGAAGATGCTGCAGGGCAGCCTGTGGGAGACAGACGCCCTGGGCTTCCTCGGGGGCCAGGTGCAGGCCCTGAGCCCTCTGGGGCCGCCCCAGCCCACCAACCTGAGCAGTGCCACGTTCTGGGAGGGATTCTCCCGGCCTGAGA TTCGCCCGAAGTCGGAGGAAGGGTCCGTGCTCCTGCTCCACCGCGCGCTGGGGGCCGAGGACGCCAGCAG AGTGGAGAACCTGGCCTCCAGCCTGCCGCTCCCGGAGTACTGCGGGCGCCAAGGGAAGCTCAACCTGGCCTCCTACctccccccgggccccgccctgcGGCCCCTGGAGCCCCAGCTGTGCGCCGCCTACG GGGTGAGTCCACATCGGGGGCACCTGGGCATCAAGAACCTCAGCGTGGAGGTGACCGATCTGGTCAGCGTCCTGGTCCGCGCTGAGGCGCCGCTGCCCGCCTGGCACCGGCCCCAGAAAG ACTTCCTCTCGGGCCTGGACGGGGAGGGCCTCTGGTCACCGGGCAGCCAGGTCAGCGCCGTGTGGCACGTGTTCCGGGCACAGGATGCCCAGCGTATCCGCCGCTTCCTCCAAATG GTGTGCCCGGCCGGGGCAGGCAACCTGGAGCCTGGCACCCCTGGCAGCTGCTACCTGGACGCAGGGCTGCGGCGGCGCCTGCGGGAGGAGTGGGGCGTGAGCTGCTGGACCCTGCTGCAGGCCCCCGGAGAGGCTGTGCTGGTGCCCGCAGGGGCCCCCCACCAG ATTCAGGGCCTGGTGAGCACAGTGAGTGTCACCCAGCACTTCCTGTCCCCGGAGACCGCGGGCCTCTCTGCTCAGCTCTGCCATCGCGGACACAGCCTGCCCGCTGACAGTcacctgctctgtgcccag aTGGACTGGGCTGTGTTCCAAGCAGTGAAGGTGGCCGTGGGGACATTACAGGAGGCCAAATAG